One window from the genome of Yamadazyma tenuis chromosome 7, complete sequence encodes:
- a CDS encoding uncharacterized protein (EggNog:ENOG503PVFB), giving the protein MQGSYKNNGLPRPYYMKPVKGKGKKGSPYESMQSNYFSTPKKKIIGYLFMLCFFSLSFYWLGQSMRAAPDAEYDIDIGQASTKVGINNILGVVENDKDSSNLGLAGNLAVGSKGDVGIGVNEAPKGGMANEAPVVGNDEDEVIEGKKKQKPVDDHLVDEDSILKDE; this is encoded by the coding sequence ATGCAAGGGTCTTATAAAAATAATGGGTTACCGCGTCCTTACTATATGAAGCCTGTCAAGGGTAAGGGAAAGAAGGGATCTCCTTATGAGTCGATGCAGTCCAACTATTTTTCAACGCCTAAGAAAAAGATTATTGGGTACTTGTTTATGCTTTGTTTCTTTAGCTTGAGTTTCTATTGGTTGGGTCAGCTGATGCGAGCCGCTCCTGATGCTGAGTATGACATTGACATCGGACAGGCATCAACCAAAGTTGGAATCAACAACATTTTAGGTGTGGTTGAAAATGACAAGGATTCCAGCAATCTTGGTTTGGCAGGAAATTTGGCTGTGGGCAGCAAAGGGGACGTGGGGATTGGTGTGAATGAGGCCCCCAAAGGTGGTATGGCCAATGAGGCCCCAGTGGTGGGgaatgatgaagatgaggtAATTGAAGGTAAAAAGAAGCAAAAGCCGGTGGATGATCATTTAGTGGACGAAGATCTGATTCTTAAGGATGAGTAG
- a CDS encoding uncharacterized protein (EggNog:ENOG503P87Y) — protein sequence MYLNMIWYLMSNYIMMTGVLATPPACFLSCINEMAQFCVGGHTDIKCLCGDQDSILGCLVDICPYGTFEAARDHYFGTCLEHGQPTNGRYPPGYLPPHNTTKPIKTKTWTITRPSSTEPGSPANTIPSDSSDTASGSDTDCDDEDWGYEKTVWEEEESVDSQGRTVIIRKPVSVPEKYLQPPYTDPKRRKLIILVPIQVDEASSIYSGQKQNTKKQNIKKQGRTSSKINMDLHQKNTELSTIHREYQSFFDVLELRLSYEFMGDVMNVLGRKPSHLRVKFGEGQTKDISVELRGWYILDNPSKHFETFEALMTETSACFRKRFGDQLAERLRGLQDNSDSDISP from the exons ATGTATTTGAATATGATTTGGTATTTAATGTCTAATTACATTATGATGACCGGGGTCTTGGCCACTCCACCCGCATGCTTTCTCAGCTGTATCAACGAAATGGCCCAGTTCTGTGTTGGTGGCCATACTGACATCAAGTGTCTCTGTGGAGACCAAGACTCGATTCTTGGATGTTTGGTTGATATATGCCCCTATGGCACGTTTGAGGCAGCCAGAGACCACTACTTTGGAACCTGCTTGGAGCACGGCCAGCCAACTAACGGAAGGTATCCCCCTGGGTATTTGCCTCCCCATAATACCACAAAGCcaatcaaaaccaaaactTGGACTATCACCCGTCCTTCATCCACTGAGCCTGGAAGTCCTGCCAACACCATCCCCAGTGACAGTTCGGACACTGCCCTGGGCTCAGACACCGATTGTGATGACGAGGACTGGGGGTACGAGAAAACCGTatgggaagaagaagagtcCGTGGACTCTCAGGGTCGTACGGTGATCATTCGGAAACCAGTTCTGGTACCTGAAAAGTACTTGCAGCCCCCATATACAGATCCCAAGCGAAGAAAATTGATTATTTTGGTGCCTATCCAAGTAGATGAGGCTAGCCTGATCTATTCTGGACAAAAGCAGAATACCAAAAAGCAGAATATCAAAAAGCAGGGGCGAACTTC ACTGAAAATTAACATGGACTTGCACCAAAAGAACACCGAACTATCAACCATCCACCGGGAATATCAGTCGTTTTTTGACGTCCTTGAATTACGCTTATCCTATGAGTTCATGGGTGACGTGATGAACGTATTGGGCCGAAAGCCCAGCCATCTTCGGGTTAAGTTCGGAGAGGGACAAACCAAAGACATCTCGGTGGAGCTAAGAGGTTGGTACATCTTAGATAACCCTTCCAAACACTTCGAGACATTTGAAGCACTAATGACTGAAACCTCGGCATGTTTCCGCAAGCGGTTTGGTGATCAGCTCGCTGAACGGTTGAGGGGGTTGCAAGATAATAGTGATAGTGATATCAGCCCTTAA
- the BUD23 gene encoding mitochondrial 54S ribosomal protein bL19m (BUSCO:EOG092646EZ; COG:Q; EggNog:ENOG503NVKK), translating to MSRPEEIAPAEIFYNDDESFKYTSNSRVQMIQAKMTLRALDLLNLESEEPHLILDLGCGSGLSGEILTEEGYNWIGMDIAPSMLATAIDRGIEGDLFLSDLGNGVPFRAGTFDAAISISAIQWLCNADSSGSDPKKRLMTFFNTLYASLKRGGKFVAQFYPKTDDQTESILGAAKVAGFGGGLIIDEPESKRNKKYYLVLTAGVSDRGVNLEGAEMDAPEMKRKLNKKMMRKMESGKDFINRKKEIMRKRGRKVALDSKFTGRKRRSRMFTRFTSGLKPLRISVQAIRTFIPTVKASSQTPTVFEPLPSKRNGQSVMKYLHEKLTKKYDPTGKRTALVDQQKGLRSGDIIKVTYLDRTSVVGQIIAIKRSVRNVGTNILLRNKINKLGVEVRIPLYNPKIRNIEVLYKPKKYMPRRKHFYIRNTKYDVGDVEAFLSREKRKQDS from the exons ATGTCAAGACCAGAGGAGATTGCCCCAGCAGAAATATTCTATAATGACGATGAGTCGTTCAAGTATACGTCCAATAGTCGTGTACAGATGATCCAGGCTAAAATGACTTTGAGAGcgttggacttgttgaatctTGAGTCTGAGGAGCCTCATCTCattcttgatcttggatgTGGTTCTGGATTGTCAGGAGAAATTTTGACAGAGGAAGGATATAACTGGATAGGCATGGATATTGCTCCGAGCATGTTGGCCACAGCCATTGACAGAGGGATCGAAGGAGACTTATTTTTAAGTGACTTGGGAAATGGGGTTCCCTTCAGAGCCGGAACCTTTGATGCGGCCATTTCTATTTCAGCTATCCAATGGTTGTGTAACGCCGATTCCAGTGGTAGTGACCCCAAGAAGAGACTCATgacattcttcaacacattatatgcttctttgaagagagGAGGGAAGTTCGTGGCCCAATTTTACCCTAAGACTGATGACCAAACTGAGTCTATTTTGGGTGCTGCTAAAGTAGCAGGTTTTGGTGGAGGATTGATTATCGACGAGCCAGAAAGTAAGAGAAATAAAAAGTACTATCTCGTTCTCACTGCGGGAGTCTCAGACAGAGGCGTGAACTTGGAAGGGGCTGAGATGGATGCTCCAGAGATGAAGCGGAAATTGAAtaagaagatgatgagaaAGATGGAGTCCGGCAAggatttcatcaatagaAAGAAGGAGATCATGAGaaaaagaggaagaaaagttgCTCTCGATTCGAAGTTCACAGGAAGAAAGAGACGTTCACG AATGTTCACAAGATTCACGTCCGGCTTAAAGCCTTTAAGGATATCAGTGCAGGCCATTAGGACGTTCATTCCTACTGTCAAAG CCTCTTCTCAAACGCCCACTGTGTTTGAACCTTTACCTTCAAAAAGAAACGGCCAAAGCGTCATGAAATACTTACACGAAAAACTCACGAAGAAGTACGACCCAACGGGCAAAAGAACAGCCTTGGTAGACCAACAGAAAGGGTTGAGATCTGgagatatcatcaaagttACCTACTTGGATAGAACCAGTGTGGTGGGACAAATCATTGCCATCAAAAGATCCGTAAGAAACGTGGGAACCAACATATTGCTcagaaacaaaatcaacaagttggggGTGGAGGTCAGAATTCCCTTGTACAACCCCAAGATCAGAAACATCGAGGTGTTGTACAAACCCAAGAAATACATGCCTAGAAGAAAGCACTTTTACATCAGAAACACCAAGTACGACGTGGGTGACGTGGAGGCTTTCTTGAGCagagaaaagagaaagcAAGACCTGTAA